A window of Christiangramia forsetii KT0803 contains these coding sequences:
- a CDS encoding aconitate hydratase — protein MSKLNVTQKLIKEHLLEGEMEPGKEIGIKIDQALLQDATGTLVQLELEAMGLKKAQTEVAVQYVDHNLLQTDFKNADDHLFLLSAAQRFGLWYSRPGNGVSHPVHMQRFGKPGKTMIGSDSHTPAAGSLGMLAIGTGGLDVAAAIAGQPYFVKMPKVMGVKLTGKLPDWVSAKDVILEMLRRYDVKGGVGKVIEYYGDGLKHLSAMDRHVIANMGAELGATTTVFPSDEETKRFLKSQDREADWSELKADEGCEYDFHEEIILDELVPLIAKPTSPGNVVPVSEVAGKPISQVVVGSSANPGLRDFWIAGAIVKGKSVNNDVSFDINPTSRQMIQNMIENKAFANLITAGARFHQSGCMGCIGMGQAPASNTISLRTMPRNFPDRSGTADDQVYLCSPETAAASALTGKITDPRDMEKLYDMSYPKFEKPELEIINTEMLVAPLEDGTDVELKKGPNIQSLPHIDPILDDYKVPVLLKMGDNISTDGILKAGAEVLPFRSNLPEISKYSYIVIDDTFYDRAMKAKEEFGGHIVVAKDNYAQGSSREHAALAPKYLGQVAVIANSYARIAWQNLVNFGILPLEFLDIADYDKIEQGDTVKFKNLKKNVESRNNIQVIVEKKSGGTEEFETKHTMSDRQINILIKGGIINDFKEKLDEKGLKA, from the coding sequence ATGTCAAAACTTAATGTCACGCAAAAGCTTATTAAAGAACATCTTTTAGAAGGTGAAATGGAACCGGGAAAAGAAATTGGTATTAAAATAGACCAGGCCTTATTGCAAGATGCTACCGGAACTTTAGTACAGCTGGAACTGGAAGCCATGGGCTTAAAAAAAGCTCAAACAGAGGTTGCCGTTCAATATGTTGACCATAATCTTCTTCAAACAGATTTCAAAAATGCTGATGATCACTTATTTCTACTTTCCGCAGCTCAACGTTTTGGGCTATGGTATAGCAGGCCCGGAAATGGTGTAAGCCACCCCGTACATATGCAACGATTTGGAAAACCTGGTAAAACCATGATTGGTTCTGATAGTCATACGCCTGCAGCTGGTTCTCTAGGGATGCTTGCTATTGGTACAGGAGGTTTGGATGTTGCAGCAGCTATAGCCGGACAACCCTATTTTGTAAAAATGCCAAAAGTAATGGGAGTGAAGCTTACCGGGAAATTACCAGATTGGGTAAGCGCGAAAGACGTTATCCTGGAAATGCTTAGAAGATATGATGTAAAAGGAGGAGTAGGGAAGGTAATAGAATATTATGGAGACGGGTTAAAGCACTTAAGCGCCATGGATCGTCACGTAATCGCAAATATGGGAGCAGAATTGGGAGCTACAACTACAGTTTTCCCGAGTGATGAAGAAACCAAACGTTTTTTAAAATCTCAGGATAGAGAAGCAGACTGGTCTGAATTAAAAGCAGATGAAGGTTGCGAGTATGATTTTCATGAGGAAATAATTCTTGATGAGTTGGTTCCTCTAATAGCAAAACCTACAAGCCCTGGAAATGTGGTGCCTGTAAGTGAAGTAGCCGGTAAACCTATTAGTCAGGTTGTGGTGGGATCTTCTGCCAATCCGGGATTGAGGGATTTCTGGATCGCAGGGGCTATTGTAAAAGGGAAATCTGTCAATAATGATGTTTCTTTTGATATCAATCCTACTTCAAGACAAATGATTCAGAATATGATTGAAAATAAGGCTTTTGCGAACCTAATCACCGCTGGAGCGAGATTTCATCAATCAGGTTGCATGGGATGCATTGGGATGGGGCAGGCACCGGCTTCAAACACGATCAGTTTAAGGACGATGCCAAGAAATTTCCCCGATAGATCTGGAACAGCAGATGATCAGGTTTACTTATGTAGTCCGGAAACTGCAGCAGCTTCTGCCTTAACCGGTAAAATTACTGATCCCAGAGACATGGAAAAGCTTTATGATATGAGCTATCCAAAGTTTGAAAAACCTGAATTAGAAATTATTAATACTGAAATGTTGGTTGCTCCCTTAGAGGATGGTACCGATGTAGAATTAAAGAAAGGACCAAACATTCAATCATTACCTCATATAGATCCAATTCTGGATGATTATAAAGTTCCGGTTCTATTGAAAATGGGAGATAATATTTCTACTGATGGAATTTTGAAAGCAGGGGCAGAGGTGTTGCCATTCAGAAGTAATCTACCGGAAATTAGTAAATATTCTTACATCGTAATTGATGATACTTTTTATGATAGGGCAATGAAGGCCAAAGAAGAATTTGGTGGACATATTGTAGTAGCTAAAGATAATTATGCCCAGGGATCCAGTAGAGAACATGCGGCATTAGCTCCAAAATATTTAGGACAGGTTGCCGTTATCGCAAATTCATACGCACGTATTGCCTGGCAAAATTTAGTGAATTTTGGTATTCTACCTCTTGAATTCTTAGATATTGCAGACTACGATAAAATAGAGCAGGGTGATACTGTAAAATTTAAGAATCTGAAAAAGAATGTTGAAAGTAGAAATAATATTCAGGTAATTGTCGAGAAGAAATCTGGTGGCACAGAAGAATTCGAGACTAAACATACCATGAGTGACCGCCAGATAAATATTTTAATAAAGGGTGGTATTATCAATGATTTTAAAGAAAAATTGGATGAAAAAGGCTTAAAAGCCTAG
- a CDS encoding HPF/RaiA family ribosome-associated protein, protein METIFEFVNIDKSENLEAFTQKKLNKLETKYDWIVRANIFFKRDENKKPNGYITEVRLSAPGPEIFAQSDENSFEASIAETTRDLDRQCEKRKAKMSTH, encoded by the coding sequence ATGGAGACTATATTTGAATTTGTGAATATTGATAAAAGTGAAAATCTGGAAGCTTTTACCCAGAAAAAATTAAATAAACTTGAGACTAAATATGATTGGATCGTAAGAGCCAATATTTTTTTTAAAAGAGACGAAAATAAAAAACCAAACGGATATATTACTGAAGTAAGATTAAGTGCTCCGGGACCTGAGATATTCGCTCAATCGGATGAGAATTCTTTTGAAGCTTCAATTGCTGAAACTACTAGGGATCTGGATAGACAATGTGAAAAGCGTAAAGCTAAAATGAGTACGCATTAA